GTTAATATATGGCGGAAggttacattttaatattttattaccagGAAGTATGCTCAGTAACTTGAGAATACTTAAATTTCTTATTCTTGTTATTGGGAGACAAAATGCAGGGTCGATACATTCAATCTTAGACCTATTGCTCCGCTTTTATCTAATGGAATActagtaatttttttcatttgtcatgcattttctttctttgtagttgttttcttgtttatacatagtaatgatctcattaaaaaatgaaaacataggagTGTCTTTGTAGTAGTTTTCTATGTCTTGCTTACAGAAATCACTgtagtcagtttctgttttgaaaTATGAGTTAACCATGAGTTAGCCTTCCTGCAGCTATCTGTGAACATGCATTAATACTttaagcagggaaaaaaaaagaacttcgaGCCCACTTTATCATGGCTGATCTGCACAACAGCACGTTGGAGCCAAAAGGGTGTGGTTCCTTGTCCTGATGATACTATGTATGGTGGTGTTTGAATCTGAAAAGATAGCttctcatttattcatcattATTCCTCATGCAGTTATAAGGAAGACGATGACTTTGAGACTGACTCAGATGACCTCATTGAAATGACTGGGGAAGGAGTTGATGAACAGCAGGATAATAGTGAAACTATTGAAAAGGTCTTAGATTCAAGGCTGGGCAAGAAAGGAGGTATGTGAAGACAACACTTCATTCTTGCCATAGGTGGCAACAGATATTATGGCAGGAAATCCAGATGTATAAACAGGAATAGAATTAAGGATCACCATTGCCGCAGGCACAAGGAACAGCTTACTTTTTGCCAGATTTCTTAATTCCACCTGTGGACAGGGACCCTTCCCCTTGGCCTTTGCTTTTAGCTCCTTGAGTTACTTTGCTCCTCTTTCTGTTTCTGCTTGAATGCTTCACCTTCCTCGTCCATCTCCTTAGCCTGATTCTTGGGTTGCTTCAGGGGCTTCTTGCCACCTTTGCAGCCAGACATGACATCTGCTGCCCCTTCCCTGCCACTGGAAGCTAGCAAATTACTTTTTATATCTGCTCGGTAAGGCCCAAATTTTATGTATTCAGCTCTGAAGTGATGAATTTCAGCCCATGCCCGTATTTGTTGTGAAATGTGGAAGtttttctgacccacagaaaaaCTGACCTGAGACTACAGGGCTGTGTCCCATATGtctttgagattttaaaattgaGCTGGTTAAAGATGTTTTAATATCTTAAAAACCAGTGATGCAGCAGAGATTCTTGATTATTAACATTAAGTAAATCTACCTTTAGTTACTTGTTTTTGAATCTCCTTGTGATAAGTGTCCAACGGGTTAAATACATATTTGGACAGTAGTGAAGAATTTTTTATATCCAAATTGAGATATCTCACAACTCAGTTTTTTAAAGTAACCTTTCCATATCGGAAATATCAAAATAATAcctaattcatttttctttgtcttttttttttcatccagccTTACTTGAGGTTAAGAGAGTTAACAGGGAGTTTTGGGTGGATGAGTAATTGGGGAGATTTTAAATTCTCTTACCTTGTTCTTAATATtcctggagagagagacagatttgTTTTCTGAGTTAGTAGGGGCCAAAACAAAAGGATATTGCTGTTCCATTTTTATTGTGTTTGgatacagagatttctttgatttCACCAGCAAATTTTGTAATGTTTTAAGTAGTAAAAATTGGGTTTGCatcatgaaaatatttgaaattgttGATCATGTTCATTCTGTATTGTTTATGAATTTCTGCTTATTTCAAGTCAAAGGATTTTGGTGCTTCATCCATAAAGAGACTCTTTAGACATTTGTGTATTTGGGAAGCTTTTCAATGTCtggtttaatgtattttaaaatttaactgaatCCTTTTTCAGCCACTGGAGCTTCTACTACTGTATATGCAGTTGAAGCTAACGGAGACCCTAGTGGTGACTTTGACCCTGAAAAGGATGAAGGCGAAGTCCAGTACCTCATCAAGTGGAAGGGCTGGTCGTATATCCATAGCACGTGGGAGAGTGAAGAGTCCTTACAGCAGCAGAAAGTGAAGGGCCTAAAAAAACTAGAGAACTTCAAGAAGAAAGAGGATGAAATCAAGCAATGGTACATTATCCATCCTggataaaagaaatacatttgcagcctggaggaagggaaggtctTTAACTAGTCCATGGAGATCACAGCTATCCAAATTTTGCCTTTAGCATCTGAATGAACGTGGAGGCATCCACGATTATGTTTTATAAAACTGTGAGCTGAAGatagtatatatttttgtgtatagccACCAAGTCTGTAGAGTTTAATAATAACTAGGTTGTGGAGCATTTTTCAGACATGATCtcattaatcctcacagtaatccTATGAGATCTGTACTGTTgaacaaaatgtttttttgtgGGAAGAGTGAGGTACAGAGCAACTCTGTGAGAGGGCCCAGGATTGGAATTCTGGCAGCCTGAGTGCAAGGCTAACATACTTAAGCACCTTGTACTTTCTGTGGTGGTGCTGGGGTAGCTTGAATGTCAGGAGTTAATATTCTAGAACTCTCTGGGTTATGATATACTTAAAACTAATCTTGGTTTTACACAGTTTACAGAAAGGATGTGACAGATATGTGCTGAAACTGTGAAAGCCTGTTGTTTGTAGTTTACTTACAGCTTTGAACATGCTAGGTTGCATGTGAGACATACATGGGGTCACAGCATGCACACACCTAAACTGACAAAAAGAAGCATAAGTTCCCCCCGAAGACGTGTGTCAGTGTCATGTGATGAGGTTATTTGGTGTTAGGAATAGGGACAAATGGGTTCCAATTCCTATTTTATGACTATGCAAAATATGCTACCTCAGTAAatcagaagtttttttctttgagtcaaaaacaaaaatatgtatccCTAAGATATGGGTAGTTTGTAAAGcgattagaattttaaaaatccttgaaaGCTGTAGTAGTATTTAATTTCAAGTTGCTGGTGTTGTCGTTTTATTAAGTATGAATAACTGGTTTTCTAAAAAAGCCATATTTAATCACACCTAAAGCCCATACATATTTGAAAAAAGGCAGGCTTTCTTGTAAATCTGGAAGAGTTTTATTGTCCTTGTCTATTAAGATATATGAATTTATCACATGAATTCATCActcaaaatagttatttttaggTTTCTTTATTAATGGGCCACATCAGAGAGGACAACTGGTGTGTCCTATAAGTCTAAGGTTTTTAGTGTTTTCTGTAAGTCTTACATGTTTTTCTTAAAATCTCTGGCCTAATTATTAGTAAAAGATTACTAAGGGACATATGAAAGTAAAGACTAAGTTTCCTTTCCTACCTTGACTTTGCATTGATAGATGTATATGGATCCCCCAAAtctaataagtatttattttttctgtctgtCTTCTGTCCAGGTTAGGGAAAGTTTCTCCTGAAGATGTGGAATATTTCAACTGCCAACAAGAGCTGGCCTCAGAGCTGAACAAACAGTATCAGATAGTCGAAAGAGTAATAGGTAAGCACATGGAAACTCATCTAAGCAGTGTTTGAGCTCCAGGAGTAATAGAACTTTTTCTTTTGGGagtaatgtatatatatggaaaaaatgcgggacttcgctggtggcacagtggttaagactctgcgctcccggtgcagggggcccgggttcgatccctgatcagggaactagatcccacctgcatgccacaactgaggagcctgcctgctgcaagtAAGATCCAgtgcaaccaaccaaccaaccaaataaataaataaataaataaatattaaaaaaaaaaccatttttgTAGGTATACTTTTGGAGAATAGACAGATGCCTAGatttattttgaaggaaaagCTAACAAGCTTTGCCGGTAGATTTGGAgatgggggaaaaagaaagagctGGTAAGGATGGTGCCAAGATTTTTGACCTGAGCAAATAGGAGACTGGAGGTACCATTTACTGAGATAGAAAGATTAAGGGAAGAGCTGGTTTCTGGAATGGAAATCAAGAACTCATTTTGATACTTGTCAGTTTGATACACTTCTCAGTCATCTAAGTGGATAGTATTGTGAAGGCTGTAGCATATATGAGTCTGGAGTTTAGAACTCAGTCTGGGCTGGAGATTTAAATTTGAGGATATAATCCGTATGTAGATAATATTTAAAGCCTAAGGTTTAATGAGATAATCAAGAATGTGTACGTGGTGATAGTAGAAGTCGGAGGGCATTCTAGCTTTtggaagtcaggaagagaaaccaGCAGAGGAGAGTGAGAAAGGACAGCCAGTGAGATAGGGGGAGAGCCGGGAGAGGGAGGTGTGCTGGGAGCCAGGTGCTTCACGCGGCTCGGGCAGGAGGGGGCGCTGCCAGTCAAAGAGGACTGGGACTTGATCCTTCAGCTTGGCAGCAGGCCTGGCCCTGGGGAGATGGACCCATGAGGTGGTGGGGCTACAGGCCTGATGGGGTGGCTTCAGGGGAGAGTGAGGGGACAGTATGAAGAAAGCTCCCCCCGGGAGCCTTGTTGTAAAGGGGGAACAGAGAGATGGGGTAAGTGCTAGATaggctgctttttcttttctttttttaaagatatgagGTAGTAGAGTATACTTGTACTCTTATTCAAAGGACCTAAAATGTCACCGTTTTCTTGGTTATGGTGATAACTTACccagctttccatttatttagctgTGAAGACGAGCAAATCTACACTGGGTCAAACAGATTTTCCAGGTAAGCAAGACAACTTGTTTATAAATGCTGTTTAGCATTTAAGTGCAGTTCATGTTTTGCAGAATATTTACAGCTTTGCCACATGGTGTTTCCTTGGTCATACATAAAACAGAATGTCACTCCTCTCCTTTAATTGACAGTTGCTGATCTGTACATTTTTATATGTGAAATAGCTCACAGTCGGAAGCCGGCACCTTCCAACGAACCTGAATATCTATGCAAATGGATGGGACTGCCCTATTCAGAGTGCAGCTGGGAAGATGAAGCCTTGATTGGAAAGAAATTCCAGAGCTGCATCGACAGCTTCCATAGTCGGAACAACTCAAAAACCATCCCAACAAGAGAATGCAAGGTGTGCTGACTGCTGGCTTTTGAATTTTCAGGGGAAAGGTGTATTGCTACAAAGGGTTGGCCACATAGATAGATGTTGGGAAAGGAAAACACTACAAAAGTAAGTGATAATTCCTATTTTGAAGTGAAAGAAAATGACTTAACCTTGAcatcaaaggaaaataattaaaaggagAGGATGAGTTGTATAATGGCTTTGCTGACTTCTTTAATCTTCTTATTTACACAATTAGATATATCTAATATAGAGATATTGCAGAGAATACTGGGAAGAATTAAAGCACTTTAAAGAGAAATGACAGGAAAGAGGAGTGTCTGAATTCTAGGTTATAAACCAAATATATAGGCTCTTTTATTTGCTGGATTGGTTGTATAGTTCCTTTTCTTTCGTTGGAATTCATTCCCTGTGTAAATTGGTATGCTTGGGTCCTCAGTAATAAATGTTTATGTAAGACATGGCCTCTCTCTCCAAGAGTTTGACATTCAAATTCATGGCACCAAGCCTCTATCTGTGAAAAGTAGTGTGTAACTGAAGGTCAATGAGTGTGATAAAGACTATTCCAGAAGTAGGAGTCACTGAGCCACAGGGATCATTGAAGGggttttaaaatgaggaaattgtgGTGCTTGAAGTGCCCTGTCCTTGAAGAATTGATTGGAGCTGGTTAGACAGACAGAAGGGGGCCCATGTTATTGGCCTCCCGTGAAAGATATTAAGAGAAAGATGTTCTTATAGTCAGTAGGAGGACCACCGGACCTCAGGGTAGGAAGAGAGGTAGGTGATATTGGCGAGTCACAGTGTGTATGTCTTGAATACCTTGGAGggtatttggattttattctgtagGTATTCATAAGCCTACCCTCCTGAGTAGAGCAGCAGGCAGGAAATAGTATTTCGTTTAGGAAGTTTCATCTAACGGCCATGTGTTGGAGACCAGAGTAAGCAGTTGTTATAAAGCCAGAAGGTCCCACCAGGAAGGTGTCGTAGAAGCCCATGGAGGGAGAATTAGTGTGAGGACGGGGCAAGTGGCAGCAGCTGGGGGGTCGGATGGGAGAAGCACTGTGGGGCAGACGTGGCAGAAGTGGACAGCCAGAGGCGTCTGATTCCATTGACTGCCAGCTGCTCACAAAGGAGAGCTGCAACTAACAATAATTACCTTATCAAATACATTACTTGGACGACACTTCTCGTAATGGGGCACTATTCCAGAGAGTGCTAATCTTCAGAGAAATACTCCCTGAAAAAAACACTATTGTGGCCAAATAACTTTGGGAAGTATTCCTGAATGAGTTTCTCCTGTAAGTTCACAGCATACACAAGAATGTTAGACTTTGAAAAGTCATGAGCCGTGaaatttttataagtttttaatccattgttTCCCAAACTGATTTGGCCACAGAATCCACATTTTGTGCACACCACAGAGACATGGCTTCACTCGACTGCCAATTCTTCACACCTCTGGAGGTGAGAGCAGCATCCTTTCCTTCAGaaaccaaagtcacacagttgggGGTTCAAAGTAGGTGGGCTGCAATTCAGAATTTACAAATGCTGTTATGGTAAAAGTTCCGCTGCATTTAGCATATACAGACTTTCCCAGAGTCATTGTTTAGAGTAAGCTAATGCCAAGATGAAAATAGGAGACTCAACTGCTGTACTGTAGAGATGACGTAAAGTAAGTGCTATTTAATGATGTTCACAAACTTACTTCAGGAAAGGAGcaataactaaaaaatatttcGGGATGCAATCTGGCTTTGGGAACGCAGACCACGATGCAAGAGCTCGTGGTGGGTTGGGTGTGGTTGGTGATTCAGATGTGAAATTTAAATCCTTATGCTTTGGTGTAGAGCACAGAAATCATGGCTAGCATTTTAACATAGGAACAGGAGGAAGGTTTTCTTCAAACCTGGGcttttaaattttgcatttcaGGCCCTGAAGCAGAGACCACGATTTGTGGCTTTAAAGAAACAGCCGGCGTATTTAGGAGGAGAGAATCTGGAGCTCCGAGATTATCAGCTAGAAGGTCTCAACTGGCTTGCTCATTCTTGGTGCAAGTAGGTAGAAAAATATGTTTGATGTTTTCTCTACTGTTTCTGGCTTTTTAAAACTGTTAGGTATAAAGAATTACTTCCTTTTCTTGtacattatagaaataaaaaaaatatatgattgaGAGGAGCCACTTCTGGGagtttttatgtatgtataattaGCAGCTTAGTCTGAAGTAAAAAGTACTTTGTTATTTAGTTATTTGGGGGTTAATTTCTCATAGCCAGAGACCTATGTCTTACTATGTTATTTATGAGTATAAGTAGCAAGGTAATTGGCCCATATCTTTAGTGGGGAAGGAGTTATTcttagaagaaaggagaaaatgtcttttctccattcagttGTCTTTCTGAGCCAGGGAGACCTTTAATTTTACATAGTGGTGCTGTAGAGTGATGTTAACCCCACCCCCCCGATTGCTGTACAGGCCATCCCTTGTAGAGGAAGTTCTCTGACAGTTGGACTTGTGAAATTATCCTTTACTTTTTTGTAACAAGATCACCATAgtcttggaaaaaagaaaaaaagagatgagacAACGAGGTTTAAAGGTACTTTGAGGCTGTACTCATAAATTTTATTCACCAAATTCAATTGCAAATTCAAGTAGTCCCTAATTACTATGTATTAGGGACCTAGGTAGgcctggagaattttttttttaagattttatttattatttattaatttttggttggggcttagttgcggcacgtggggtctctgttgaggcatgtgggatctttcgttgcagtgtgcgggctcttcgttgtggtgcgcgggcttctctctagttgtggcgtgtgggctctgtggTTGTGGTGCCCGGGTTCCAGACCACCCGGGCTCtatagtttgcagcacgtgggctctagttgaggtgtgggagctcagtagttgtggcgcgcgggttgctccaaggcatgtgggatcttagttccctgaccagggatcgaacccacgtcccctgcattgtaaggcggattctttaccactggaccaccagggaagtcccaagttctcAAGACTTAAATTCTCAAGTCCCTTGAGAATTTAATAGTGAACCAAGACAAGACAGGAGTTCCCTGTCTTCATGGAACACACAGTGTGAGAAGTACCTTTAATGTATGTCTCCAGATTCCTTCCCTCACATGTAAACTCttaatttcttcagtgttttATGGCAAAGCAAGAATTCTTATTTCAGAATTAGACTACAGCCTGAAGACAAAAACATGCCAGCTTCTTTTCTCAATGCCGAAAAGATGGTTTTTAAGTTACAGAGGTGCATTTACAATGACTTTCCCAATTGAACCATGTACTACTCTGTCTTGTAaaaatttatgtaatatttaacGTTCAATATGAGAATCAGAGATCTTGATGAGATTCAATTTCTGTGACTGAGAATGGAAGTCTGATGTTCTAAAttccttgaaaattatttttgttttagagaATAGTGAGACCTGATCTTCCTAAAGGACGGTTATAAGCTAGGTGGAGCCTTAAGGAGTTGTGTAACTAACCCTTCTGTTTTGTAGTTGAGGGCTCTTAGGAGcccttgtccaaagtcacaccaTGTAGAGTCCTGAGCTAGCATTTTCTACTTTAAACTAATTCAGAATCAGCTGAAAAGGGCCTAGGCAGCTACTAGGCCCTGGTCATGGGAACCTTGAGTTAAGTAACATGCTGTTTTGGTCTAGTTCCAGAAAAGCAGGCACATCAATCCAAACTTCCTTTCATGTGTATAAATGGACAGTGGCAGTTTGCTAGGGAGAGGAAATGTTGGAGAAAATTAACTGTTTCCTCCCCAGTGGTGTGAAAAGGTGAGAGAAATATGAGGAAAATTACTCAAAGGAATCTCTTCTTGGTGAATTAAATGTCTTGTTTTTCTAATTGATTAAGTTGTCTTTAACTTGAATATTGGTTTTAGTTCTCTCTGGTCCACTGATTAAGCATGTATTGTATATGTGTAAACCTCCCATGGCCTGATTTTCAAGaaccttttaatattttcaaacttaTGGCATACACGCAGTCCTGGTTTCCTGCCAAGTGGGCTCTTTTCTATTTCTGGAACATACTTTCCTAACTCTGGCTATTTCTTTCAGTTTAAATTAACTTAATTTACTTAAAGGTTTTTTCTTAGTATCTTTACAATCCTTTTCTATTAGGATCCTGTTGAAATCCTGCCCTCTGCCTGTCTCCTAGAGCCTTgtctctcaaagtgtggtccaagcCATATACCCATAGCGCAATATCCAGAAGTACTTGTTAAACGATACAGATTTTTGAGCCCTTCCCCAGATaactctgattcagtaggtctggggtgggattCAGAGATCTGATCTGCAGCCTACCTCTGCTGTAGAGTAGTGTATTTAAAACAAACTCTGTGTACCTGCAGCATTTAGGTCTAGGGAATAGTGTATGTAGCATTAAACAACCCAGTGACCTGCAGTGGAATGGGTGGGCACTTTGAACAAAGGCACATGACTGTCAGCCTGTAGGGTTCATCAGCAGCGGGGGTAGCCCATCTGCCCTTGCTTTCTGTACTGATGGAACCCAAGGTCATGTGCTTGCATACACCAATATAACAAAACCTGCCTTCTCTGTTACAGGGGATAGATGTAAAAGACCAAAATGCAAGATAAAGAACATATAGTCTGAATAGGCTCTTGTAGTAATCCAAACCATGATTATACTTAGATTACTTGTTACTCGACTGTCTTATGTAGGAGGGTTAAttgcagaggagaggaaagacaTTAGAGTCTCACAACCCATGTCTTGCTTGGTGACATTGTGAGGCATTGATGCCTTTGCTGTTTGTGCACATACTGTTTTTTTGTGAACtaatgatatttttgtttttatctttttctttttgcagaagTAACAGTGTAATCCTTGCTGATGAAATGGGCCTAGGAAAGACCATCCAGACCATATCATTCCTCTCCTACCTGTTCCACCAACACCAGCTGTATGGCCCCTTTCTTATAGTCGTCCCTTTATCCACCCTCACCTCATGGCAGAGAGAGTTTGAAATCTGGGCACCAGAGATTAACGTAGTGGTTTACATAGGTGACCTGATGAGCAGAAATACGGTGTGTAAACAAAAAGAATTGGGATAGAATCTgtgttataaatgtatttttggaAATTGACCTAAAGCCATTATAGTCTTTAGTAAAATTGTGATTCTGACACGGTGCTATGCTCCTGATATTGGGAGATTGATGTATCCCAAAAATACAATTCAGATAGTCTTAAAAACACATGCTTACTTTGTAAAGAACAGCAACAGCAGTACATGAATGGGAATCTCTCTTAGTTGGATTGCAGTAttaagtttttcttctttctttcccctgtACTTTCAAGACCACTTTATTTATAAAGGATTATAAGATAGAGTTAATGCCTTGTGgaatgttaatattatttttgctatttgaGCAGAGAGatattactgaaaataattgaGTTCTTAGAGTTGGTTtcctaaacttttaaaatagtgaGGTGGCATAACTTAcaagaaaggaataaaaggacagtGAGCCATTTTAGAGCTGCAGAAATGAGAATTATCTGTCTGATATCAAAGTGAACTTGAGCATCAGGAACTTAGAACACATGGGCTTaagtttgtctttgtctggcaaATCTTTTCTTGATAACAACTTTTTTAAaggtacttactatgtgccaggctctgtgctgggtgctttatatatattacctATAATCCTTATGATAGTCTTCAAAGTAGATGATGTTCTTTCCAATCTACTGATGAAGAAATTGACTCAGAGAGTTTAACAATTGTCCCCAGGCCAGCTGGAatatggcagagctgggattgggACAAAGACCCGTCTGGTCCCAGACCTTTGCTTTTTCACCACTGTGTGTATGTTGGAATAAACTGTTTCTAGGGGATTGCTTATAATAAGAGCAAGCCATCAGGAGTCCTCAACCTTTGAGAGAGATGTTACAACCATATATTACCATGCTAAtgcaaattcatttttattcaatattttcattaaaattttctaaCCTAAACTCTGGCAGACTTCATTGCTCCAATTTTGAGTTTCTAAGTCTATAGTAGTTCTTAAGTTTGTTAATCCATTCGTTAaccattaaaaaaggaaaaagttctaGATTGTGCAGAATTGCTTCAAGCACTACTGCATTGAAAGGTGAAGACAAAGAAAGTGAACTCTAAAAAACTGTGGAATCagggacattttcttttctttccagtaCTCCTTTTCTTTGTGGTGAGTCCCTGCAGCTCTCCTTGACTTGTCCTCCAGTTGTTAACTTGACAGCCAAACTGTAGGAGCTCTGTCACGGGCCATTGTGCTTACTGGGTGTCCAGttaaatacattatattataCTTCAGTACGAATGTGTTAGTTTTTGTGTTCCTTTGCGTTGACGTTATTTTCATTCATATTAAATTGTATTTTCATCCTGTaagcctccttttcctttttcttggggGCCACATCTTTCTGCTGTATGATTAATGAAATTTCTGATCAAGCCAGAGGttggaatttgttttatttactaaTAAAATTATGCCCTACCCAAAGAATGATCAAATTGTATTTCCTTAAGAAAGTTCTCATTCTGGGAGATCCCTAGATGAGTTCAAGTTACCAGGGTTTAATTGCTGATGAAATGCATTTTTGTGGTCAAATAtattgggggtggaggggggcagaGGGAGATGACAATTTATTTGAATTCTGGCAATAAAGTTTTTGCGGCTCCACGATAGATCTTTTAATTCTAACTCATATTGCTCTATGCTTTGGTTGCTTAGGTCAGTTTAGAATGTATAAGGTATTCATTAAATTCtaatcagatttattttttatttggtatATTTATTGCATCTGTCATAAGACTTGTTGGTGATATAGAAAGGTAAAGGTagaaattatatcttaataatcGTTTTCTCTTATAGATACGAGAATATGAATGGATTCACTGTCAGACCAAAAGGCTGAAGTTCAATGCACTTATAACAACATATGAGATCCTCTTAAAAGATAAGGTGTGTAATTGGTAACCATAAGGCTAAATTTTGGAGTGTGACTTGTCCAAATGATGGGGTCTTTGCCTCCCCCTTGCcatgttacttttcttttcttattttaaaaaagcaaatgaatgaacaaacaaaaaaatccatgaagaatattaaggttattaaaaaataaacagaaccttACAGTTGAAGGGGACCTTGGGTCACCTAAGCCAATTGAATTAAATAGGTGAAAGGGTATTGAGACCAGTAACTTACTGGAGATTCTAGTCAGTCATTGGAAGCTGGTCTTGAGTGCCCTCTCAGGTACTTCCCATCTTATTATTAAGCATTTCTCCAGAACAGATGTTGTGTAAGGGTCTCTGAGGAGGAGGACAGAAAAATGAAGCTCTTTAAATTATCTCCTTCCCACAGTTACTAAGAAATGTGTATGTGCCAGGTGATCCCACTGGTGATAATAAGCATAAACAAGTTCAATTTGGTGGCTCTTGGTGTTTCCATGCTTCAAGGTTGGGGTGGAGAATAGGCAGAGAAGAATCTTGAT
This sequence is a window from Mesoplodon densirostris isolate mMesDen1 chromosome 4, mMesDen1 primary haplotype, whole genome shotgun sequence. Protein-coding genes within it:
- the CHD2 gene encoding chromodomain-helicase-DNA-binding protein 2 isoform X8, with translation MAHKQREDYLNLSPCIFTWYQTFSQLAFDGEKLSHSASEEASGSDSGSQSESEQGSDPGSGHGSESNSSSESSESQSESESESGGSKSQPVLPEAKEKPASKKERIADVKKMWEEYPDVYGVRRSNRSRQEPSRFNIKEEASSGSESGSPKRRGQRQLKKQEKWKREPSEDEQEQGTSAESEPEQKKVKARRPVPRRAMPKPRVKKQPKTQRGKRKKQDSSDDEDEDDEAPKRQTRRRAAKNVSYKEDDDFETDSDDLIEMTGEGVDEQQDNSETIEKVLDSRLGKKGATGASTTVYAVEANGDPSGDFDPEKDEGEVQYLIKWKGWSYIHSTWESEESLQQQKVKGLKKLENFKKKEDEIKQWLGKVSPEDVEYFNCQQELASELNKQYQIVERVIAVKTSKSTLGQTDFPAHSRKPAPSNEPEYLCKWMGLPYSECSWEDEALIGKKFQSCIDSFHSRNNSKTIPTRECKALKQRPRFVALKKQPAYLGGENLELRDYQLEGLNWLAHSWCK